The Mycolicibacterium mageritense genome contains a region encoding:
- a CDS encoding TM0106 family RecB-like putative nuclease, protein MFVTDDGMVIYSASDLAAAARCEYALLRSFDAQLGRGPRVAAEDELLARTAQLGGEHEQRHLDELRVDASVTVIGRPPYTVAGLTAAAEQTLAAVQRRAPVIYQAAMFDGRFAGFADFLVYDGERYTLRDTKLARSVKVEALLQLAAYSETLTAAGVPVAPEVELVLGDGATSSYPVDELLPVYRPRRAALQRLLDTHLASDRPVDWENTDVRACFRCPECAAQVRAHDDLLLVAGMRVSQRARLIDAGITTVGQLAAHHGPVDGVHPRILTNLTAQARLQRAPRDDGKPPYEVVDTQPLMQLPNPDKGDLFFDFEGDPLWTADGVEWGLEYLFGVLGTKSDNDFHPLWAHDRQSERRALRDFLKLVQKQRKRHPNMHVYHYAAYEKTALLRLAGRYGEGEDTVDELLRNGVLVDLYPLVRKSIRVGTENYSLKSLEPLYMGAQLRSGDVTTATDSITQYAQYCALRAEGRDDDAAIVLKEIEDYNRYDCTSTRKLRDWLINRAIESSVPPMGAQPVGRSAPVEPEDLLARTLRRFVGDGARRPEQQAVAMVAAARGYHRREDKPFWWGHFDRLNHPVEEWADGTDVFVADEAIVETDWHTPPRARKPQRRVRLRGALATGELSREMYALYEPPAPDGLTDDPDRRAFGSVQVLEADDPSAPTEVLIVEREPKDGTVFDQVPFALTPGPPIRTTALRESIDATANQLAAGLPALPANPVVDLLLRRPPRTRSGAALPQSGERVQDAITAALLDLDSSYLAVHGPPGTGKTFTSAAVIARLVNEHRWRIGVVAQSHAVVENLFRDVIAAGVDAGSVAKKPHGDDPVWTEIGEKDYPMFIADHRGCVIGGTAWDFANGSRVPRGGLDLLVVEEAGQYSLANTIAVAPAAANLLLLGDPQQLPQVSAGTHPEPVDTSALGWLVDGRHTLPAELGYFLDRSYRMHPAVCSAVSKLSYDGRLRSVDAVTTARRLDGYPPGVRVLQVDHDGNATDSPEEADAIVAETARLVGMPWTDERGTRPLAPEHVMVVTPYNAQVVTLRQRLDSAGFTDVRVGTVDKFQGQQAPVVFISMVASSIDDVPRGISFLLNRNRLNVAVSRAKYAAVIVRSAHLTEYLPGTPAGLVELGAFLALPSCDTPSE, encoded by the coding sequence GTGTTCGTCACAGATGACGGCATGGTCATCTACAGCGCATCGGACCTTGCCGCGGCCGCGCGCTGCGAGTACGCGCTGCTGCGCTCGTTCGACGCGCAACTGGGCCGTGGCCCGCGGGTCGCGGCGGAAGACGAATTGCTCGCGCGCACCGCACAACTCGGTGGTGAGCACGAACAGCGCCATCTCGACGAGCTGAGGGTCGACGCGTCGGTCACGGTGATCGGCAGGCCGCCCTACACCGTTGCGGGGCTCACCGCGGCCGCCGAGCAGACGTTGGCGGCCGTGCAGCGCCGGGCGCCGGTCATCTACCAGGCCGCGATGTTCGACGGCCGCTTCGCCGGGTTCGCCGATTTCCTGGTGTACGACGGTGAGCGGTACACGCTGCGCGACACCAAGCTCGCCCGGTCGGTCAAGGTCGAGGCGCTCTTGCAACTGGCCGCCTACAGCGAGACGCTCACGGCCGCCGGGGTGCCGGTGGCGCCCGAAGTCGAGCTCGTGCTGGGTGACGGCGCCACCAGCTCCTACCCGGTCGACGAGCTGCTGCCGGTGTACCGGCCGCGCCGCGCCGCGCTGCAACGGTTGCTCGACACGCACCTGGCCTCCGACCGGCCGGTCGACTGGGAGAACACCGACGTGCGCGCATGCTTCCGCTGCCCGGAATGTGCCGCGCAGGTCCGCGCCCACGACGATCTGCTGCTGGTGGCGGGCATGCGGGTCAGCCAACGTGCGCGGCTCATCGACGCGGGCATCACCACCGTCGGGCAGCTGGCCGCACATCACGGACCGGTCGACGGTGTGCACCCGCGCATCCTCACGAACCTGACGGCGCAGGCCCGCCTGCAACGCGCACCCCGCGACGACGGCAAGCCGCCCTACGAGGTGGTCGACACCCAACCGCTCATGCAGCTGCCCAACCCGGACAAGGGTGACCTGTTCTTCGACTTCGAGGGCGACCCGCTGTGGACCGCCGACGGCGTCGAATGGGGCCTGGAGTATCTGTTCGGCGTGCTCGGCACCAAGTCGGACAACGACTTTCACCCGCTCTGGGCCCATGATCGGCAGTCGGAGCGGCGAGCGCTGCGCGACTTCCTCAAGCTGGTCCAGAAGCAGCGCAAGCGGCACCCGAACATGCACGTCTACCATTACGCCGCCTACGAGAAGACCGCGTTGCTGCGGCTCGCGGGGCGCTACGGCGAAGGCGAGGACACGGTCGACGAGCTGTTGCGCAACGGCGTGCTGGTCGACCTTTATCCCTTGGTACGCAAGAGCATCCGCGTGGGTACCGAGAACTACAGCCTCAAGTCGCTCGAGCCGTTGTACATGGGCGCGCAGTTGCGCAGCGGCGACGTCACCACCGCGACCGACTCGATCACGCAGTACGCGCAGTACTGTGCGCTGCGCGCCGAAGGCCGCGACGACGACGCGGCCATCGTGCTCAAGGAGATCGAGGACTACAACCGCTACGACTGCACGTCCACCCGCAAGCTGCGGGACTGGCTCATCAACCGGGCGATCGAATCGAGCGTGCCGCCCATGGGTGCGCAACCGGTCGGCCGCAGCGCGCCCGTGGAACCCGAGGATCTGCTGGCGCGTACGCTGCGGCGCTTCGTCGGCGACGGCGCCCGGCGCCCCGAGCAGCAGGCCGTCGCCATGGTTGCAGCCGCCCGCGGTTACCACCGCCGCGAGGACAAGCCGTTCTGGTGGGGCCACTTCGACCGGCTGAATCATCCGGTCGAGGAGTGGGCCGACGGCACAGACGTTTTCGTGGCCGACGAGGCGATCGTCGAGACCGACTGGCACACTCCGCCCCGGGCTCGCAAGCCGCAACGCCGGGTTCGCCTGAGGGGCGCACTGGCGACCGGCGAGCTGAGCAGGGAGATGTACGCGCTCTACGAGCCGCCGGCACCCGACGGGCTGACCGACGACCCGGACCGGCGCGCGTTCGGTTCGGTCCAGGTGCTGGAAGCCGACGACCCATCCGCACCCACCGAGGTGCTGATCGTCGAACGGGAACCCAAGGACGGCACGGTGTTCGACCAGGTGCCGTTCGCGTTGACTCCCGGCCCGCCGATCCGCACCACGGCACTGCGCGAGTCCATCGACGCGACCGCGAACCAGCTCGCGGCCGGGCTGCCCGCACTGCCGGCGAACCCCGTCGTCGACCTGTTGCTGCGCAGGCCACCACGCACCCGCAGCGGCGCTGCGCTGCCCCAGAGCGGCGAACGCGTGCAGGACGCGATCACCGCGGCGCTGCTGGATCTGGATTCGTCGTACCTGGCCGTGCACGGCCCGCCAGGCACGGGAAAGACGTTCACATCGGCCGCGGTGATCGCCCGGCTGGTCAACGAGCACCGTTGGCGCATCGGCGTGGTCGCGCAGTCACATGCCGTGGTGGAGAACCTGTTCCGCGACGTGATCGCGGCCGGGGTGGACGCCGGCTCGGTCGCGAAGAAGCCGCACGGCGACGATCCGGTCTGGACCGAGATCGGCGAAAAGGACTATCCGATGTTCATCGCCGACCACCGCGGCTGCGTGATCGGCGGCACGGCATGGGATTTCGCCAATGGCAGCCGCGTGCCGCGGGGCGGCCTCGATCTGCTGGTGGTCGAGGAGGCCGGGCAGTACAGCCTGGCCAACACCATCGCGGTGGCGCCGGCCGCCGCCAATCTGCTGCTGCTCGGCGATCCCCAGCAGCTGCCGCAGGTGAGCGCGGGCACGCATCCCGAACCGGTGGACACGTCGGCGCTGGGCTGGCTCGTCGACGGCCGCCACACTCTTCCGGCCGAGCTGGGCTACTTCCTCGATCGCTCCTACCGCATGCATCCGGCGGTGTGCTCGGCCGTGTCGAAGCTGTCCTATGACGGGCGGCTTCGCTCGGTGGATGCGGTGACGACGGCGCGCCGGCTCGACGGTTATCCGCCCGGGGTGCGGGTGCTGCAGGTCGACCACGACGGCAATGCCACCGACAGCCCGGAAGAGGCCGACGCCATCGTCGCCGAGACCGCGCGGCTGGTCGGAATGCCGTGGACCGATGAGCGCGGCACGCGGCCGCTGGCCCCTGAGCACGTCATGGTGGTCACGCCGTACAACGCTCAGGTGGTGACGCTGCGGCAGCGGCTGGACTCGGCCGGGTTCACCGATGTGCGGGTCGGCACGGTCGACAAGTTTCAGGGCCAGCAGGCGCCGGTGGTGTTCATCTCGATGGTCGCCTCGTCAATCGACGACGTGCCACGCGGAATCTCGTTCCTGCTCAACCGAAACCGGCTCAACGTGGCCGTGAGCCGGGCGAAGTACGCGGCAGTGATCGTGCGGTCGGCACACCTGACCGAGTACCTGCCGGGCACCCCGGCCGGCCTCGTCGAGCTGGGCGCGTTCCTGGCCCTGCCGAGCTGTGATACACCGTCGGAGTGA
- a CDS encoding multidrug effflux MFS transporter, protein MASSADVDETRVVDTPSRIRMILVLGALVALGPLTIDMYLPALPRIADELTVSSSVAQLTLTGTLAGLALGQLVVGPLSDSLGRRRPLMAGIVLHMVASVLCLLAPNIATLGVARGLQGMGAAAASVVAIAVVGDLYTGTAAATMMSRLILVLGVAPVLAPSLGAAVLLRGSWHWVFAVLVVLAGGLLLMAVLALPETLEVSHRRPLHVRSILGTYAELLRDTRFVILVFVAALGMSGLFAYISAAPFVLQGRYGLNQQAFALVFAAGAIALIGSTQFNVVLLRRFTPQAITVAALVAASVAGLVFVGLTVADIGGLAGFLIPVLAVLTAMGLVLPNAPAVALSRHPDAAGTAAALLGAAQFGLGAAVAPLVGALGNGALALAGIMTAGMVIALLALLAVGGRRGDDAEAELPADIVVEPA, encoded by the coding sequence ATGGCATCATCGGCCGACGTGGATGAGACGAGAGTGGTAGACACGCCGAGCCGCATCAGGATGATCCTGGTGCTGGGTGCACTCGTGGCGCTCGGGCCGCTCACCATCGACATGTATCTGCCCGCCCTGCCGAGGATCGCCGACGAACTGACGGTGTCGTCGTCTGTCGCGCAGCTGACCCTCACGGGAACCCTCGCGGGGCTGGCACTCGGGCAGCTCGTCGTCGGTCCGCTGTCGGATTCGCTCGGCCGCAGGCGCCCGTTGATGGCAGGCATCGTGCTGCACATGGTGGCGTCGGTGCTGTGCCTGCTGGCGCCGAACATCGCGACGCTGGGTGTGGCGCGCGGGCTGCAGGGCATGGGCGCGGCCGCGGCGTCGGTCGTCGCGATCGCCGTCGTCGGCGACCTGTACACCGGAACGGCCGCCGCAACCATGATGTCCCGGTTGATCCTCGTGCTCGGGGTCGCGCCCGTGCTCGCGCCGTCCCTGGGCGCCGCGGTGCTGCTGCGCGGCTCCTGGCACTGGGTGTTCGCGGTGCTCGTGGTGCTCGCGGGCGGTCTGCTGTTGATGGCGGTGCTGGCGTTGCCGGAGACCCTCGAGGTCTCCCATCGCAGACCACTGCACGTCCGCAGCATTCTCGGCACCTATGCCGAGCTGCTCCGGGATACCCGGTTCGTGATCCTGGTTTTCGTCGCGGCGCTCGGCATGTCCGGGCTGTTCGCCTACATCTCGGCGGCACCGTTCGTGCTGCAGGGCCGGTACGGGCTCAACCAGCAGGCGTTCGCGCTCGTGTTCGCCGCGGGCGCGATCGCGCTGATCGGGTCGACACAGTTCAACGTGGTGCTGCTGAGGCGGTTCACGCCGCAGGCCATCACGGTCGCGGCACTGGTCGCGGCGTCGGTGGCCGGTCTGGTGTTCGTGGGGTTGACCGTGGCCGACATCGGCGGCCTGGCCGGGTTCCTGATTCCGGTGCTCGCCGTGCTGACCGCGATGGGGCTCGTGCTGCCCAACGCGCCCGCGGTCGCGCTGTCCCGGCACCCCGATGCGGCAGGCACCGCTGCCGCGCTGCTGGGTGCCGCGCAGTTCGGTCTCGGTGCCGCGGTGGCGCCTCTGGTCGGTGCGCTCGGCAACGGGGCACTGGCACTGGCCGGCATCATGACGGCCGGCATGGTGATCGCACTGCTGGCGCTCCTGGCCGTCGGCGGGCGGCGTGGCGACGATGCTGAGGCGGAGCTGCCCGCCGACATCGTCGTCGAGCCGGCCTGA
- a CDS encoding MFS transporter — MFQSLSARLEGRTANRVGSVRPGSPWHALWAMMVGFFMILLDATIVAVANPTIMEELGADYDGVIWVTSAYLLAYAVPLLVAGRLGDVLGPKNLYLAGLAVFTAGSLWCGLAGSIEMLIAARVAQGIGAALLTPQTLSMITRIFPAERRGVAMSVWGATAGVATLVGPIAGGVLVGGLGWQWIFFVNVPIGIIGLGLAVWLVPALPTQSHQFDLIGVVLSGVGMFLIVFALQEGHSHHWAPWVWGLMAVGVAVMVAFVYWQSVNTGEPLIPLRIFADRDFSLANLGVATIGFAVTAMILPLMFYAQSVCGLSPIRSALLTAPTAIASGVLAPLVGRIVDRTHPMPVIGFGFSAMAIGLTWLSIEMTPTTPIWRLVLPQILMGVGMAFIWSPLAATATRNLAGELAGAGSGVYNATRQVGSVLGSAGIAAFMTWQIGVQLPGSAVQAPHGETMTLVLPQFLHEPFAAAMAQSMLLPAFVALFGVVAALYLRGFTARPVTAVDADDDEDTDEPTEALRVIGSDNQFLPAYPDDDEYVEFTLDHEPPSPAPTAVDRADPVTEPLATAAQAPVSEPDRPHEDPWQAILAQLMEDVPSQPDDEPIGHAHNGFHVDHKQRFRKLAPPRQVNGNHYGGDPDDNPSYGRHSRPGD; from the coding sequence ATGTTCCAGTCTCTGAGTGCCCGCCTCGAGGGTCGCACCGCCAACCGGGTTGGGAGTGTGCGGCCCGGCAGCCCGTGGCATGCCCTGTGGGCCATGATGGTCGGCTTCTTCATGATCCTGCTCGACGCCACCATCGTGGCCGTCGCCAATCCGACCATCATGGAAGAGCTCGGCGCCGACTACGACGGCGTGATCTGGGTGACGAGCGCCTACCTGCTGGCCTACGCCGTCCCCCTGCTGGTGGCAGGGCGGCTCGGGGATGTGCTCGGGCCGAAGAATCTCTACCTTGCGGGCCTCGCGGTGTTCACGGCCGGATCGCTGTGGTGCGGCCTGGCGGGCAGCATCGAGATGCTGATCGCGGCCAGGGTCGCCCAGGGCATCGGCGCGGCATTGCTGACGCCCCAGACGTTGTCGATGATCACGCGGATCTTCCCGGCCGAACGCCGCGGCGTCGCGATGAGTGTGTGGGGCGCGACGGCCGGGGTCGCGACGCTCGTCGGCCCGATTGCAGGCGGCGTGCTCGTGGGCGGCCTCGGCTGGCAGTGGATCTTCTTCGTCAACGTGCCGATCGGCATCATCGGTCTGGGGCTCGCGGTGTGGCTGGTTCCCGCGCTGCCCACGCAGTCCCACCAGTTCGACCTGATCGGCGTGGTGCTCTCCGGCGTCGGGATGTTCCTGATCGTGTTCGCATTGCAGGAGGGTCATTCGCATCACTGGGCGCCGTGGGTGTGGGGCCTGATGGCCGTGGGCGTCGCGGTGATGGTGGCGTTCGTGTACTGGCAGTCGGTCAACACCGGTGAACCGCTGATCCCGCTGCGGATATTTGCTGACCGCGACTTCAGCCTGGCCAACCTCGGGGTGGCCACGATCGGGTTCGCGGTCACCGCGATGATCCTGCCGCTGATGTTCTACGCGCAATCGGTGTGCGGGCTGTCACCGATCCGGTCGGCCCTGCTGACCGCGCCCACCGCGATCGCGAGCGGTGTGCTGGCCCCGCTGGTCGGCCGGATCGTGGACCGCACGCACCCGATGCCCGTCATCGGCTTCGGCTTCTCGGCCATGGCCATCGGCCTGACCTGGCTGTCGATCGAGATGACCCCGACGACGCCGATCTGGCGGCTGGTGCTGCCGCAGATCCTGATGGGTGTGGGCATGGCGTTCATCTGGTCGCCGTTGGCGGCCACCGCGACCCGCAACCTGGCCGGCGAACTCGCGGGTGCCGGCTCGGGTGTGTACAACGCGACCCGGCAGGTGGGCTCGGTGCTCGGCAGCGCGGGCATCGCGGCGTTCATGACGTGGCAGATCGGCGTGCAGCTGCCCGGGTCGGCGGTGCAGGCTCCGCACGGCGAGACCATGACCCTGGTGCTGCCGCAGTTCCTGCACGAGCCGTTCGCGGCCGCGATGGCGCAGTCCATGCTGCTGCCCGCGTTCGTGGCGTTGTTCGGCGTCGTCGCCGCACTGTACCTGCGGGGCTTCACGGCCCGGCCCGTCACCGCCGTCGACGCGGACGACGACGAGGACACCGACGAACCCACCGAAGCGCTGCGGGTCATCGGGTCGGACAACCAGTTCCTGCCGGCCTATCCCGACGACGACGAGTACGTCGAGTTCACGCTCGACCACGAGCCACCATCGCCTGCCCCCACGGCGGTGGACCGCGCCGATCCGGTCACCGAACCACTGGCCACCGCAGCCCAGGCACCGGTCTCCGAGCCCGACCGGCCGCACGAGGATCCGTGGCAGGCCATCCTCGCCCAGCTCATGGAAGACGTGCCGTCACAACCCGACGACGAGCCGATCGGGCACGCCCACAACGGCTTTCACGTCGACCACAAACAGCGGTTCCGCAAGCTCGCGCCGCCACGCCAGGTCAACGGCAACCACTACGGCGGCGATCCCGACGACAACCCGTCCTACGGCAGGCACTCCCGCCCGGGCGACTAG
- a CDS encoding FAD-binding oxidoreductase: MTETFTGTLAAIVGTGYVTADPDVLAGRSVDHTGRYRGQASALVRPGSAEEVAAVLRACRESGVCVTVQGGRTSLVAGTVPEHSDVLLSTERLTTIGDVDTVERRVSVGAGVPLAAVQRAVTAAGLVFGVDLSARDSATVGGMASTNAGGLRTVRYGNMGEQVIGLEVALPDGTIVRRHSRVRRDNTGYDLAALFVGAEGTLGVITALDLRLHPAPTHRVTAICGFADLDALVETGRVFRDLDGIAALELVDAKASALTAEHLGVPAPVDGAWQLLIELAGDTDQTDRLADALGDARMAGEPAVGVDANAQQRLWQVRESVAEVLGLFGPPLKFDVSLPLSAIRQFAADAAALIAEHAPQAIPVLFGHVGEGNLHLNVLRCALGDAERDLYSEMMALIAQHGGNVSSEHGVGTRKRDYVAMSRTAADIAAMRTVKAAFDPDRYLNRAVLFS; this comes from the coding sequence GTGACCGAAACGTTTACCGGAACCCTCGCGGCGATCGTCGGCACCGGCTACGTGACCGCCGATCCCGACGTGCTCGCCGGCCGCTCGGTCGACCACACCGGGCGCTACCGGGGTCAGGCGAGCGCGCTCGTGCGGCCGGGCAGTGCCGAGGAGGTCGCGGCGGTGCTGCGGGCCTGCCGGGAGTCCGGTGTCTGCGTGACCGTGCAGGGCGGGCGGACGTCGTTGGTGGCGGGCACCGTCCCCGAACACAGCGATGTGCTGCTGTCCACCGAGCGGCTCACCACGATCGGCGACGTCGACACCGTGGAACGTCGGGTCAGCGTGGGCGCGGGCGTCCCCCTGGCTGCCGTACAACGTGCGGTCACGGCCGCGGGCCTGGTGTTCGGCGTCGACCTGTCCGCACGCGACTCGGCCACCGTCGGGGGCATGGCCTCAACCAACGCCGGCGGGCTGCGAACCGTGCGCTACGGCAACATGGGCGAGCAGGTGATCGGCCTCGAGGTGGCGCTGCCCGACGGGACGATCGTGCGCAGGCACAGCCGGGTGCGCCGCGACAACACCGGCTACGACCTCGCCGCGCTGTTCGTCGGCGCCGAGGGCACCCTCGGGGTGATCACCGCACTCGATCTGCGGCTACATCCGGCACCGACGCACCGGGTGACGGCGATCTGCGGTTTCGCCGATCTCGACGCCCTGGTCGAAACCGGCCGGGTATTCCGGGATCTCGACGGCATCGCGGCACTGGAGCTGGTCGACGCGAAGGCCAGCGCGCTGACCGCCGAACATCTCGGGGTGCCCGCACCTGTCGACGGCGCGTGGCAGCTGCTGATCGAGCTGGCGGGCGATACAGATCAGACCGACCGGCTGGCCGACGCCCTCGGCGACGCGCGCATGGCCGGCGAACCCGCAGTCGGGGTCGACGCCAACGCGCAGCAGCGGCTGTGGCAGGTGCGGGAGTCGGTGGCCGAGGTGCTCGGATTGTTCGGACCGCCTTTGAAATTCGACGTGTCGCTGCCGCTGTCGGCGATCCGGCAGTTCGCGGCGGATGCAGCCGCGCTCATCGCCGAGCATGCGCCACAAGCGATTCCGGTGCTGTTCGGCCACGTCGGCGAAGGCAATCTGCATCTCAACGTGCTGCGCTGCGCCCTCGGCGATGCCGAACGCGACCTGTATTCGGAGATGATGGCGCTGATCGCCCAGCACGGTGGCAACGTCAGCTCCGAGCACGGCGTCGGCACCCGCAAACGCGACTACGTCGCGATGTCACGCACCGCGGCCGACATCGCCGCGATGCGCACGGTCAAGGCCGCATTCGACCCCGATCGCTATCTCAACCGCGCTGTGCTGTTCAGCTGA